In Mycobacterium sp. ITM-2016-00317, the genomic window CGAACTGGAAGGGCTGATGGTCGATCAACACCACGATGCTGTCCTGCGGGCGCAGAAGTGCGTCGAGACCCGGTTTTGGGCATGCGAGTTCTCCTTCGGTGGATCGCGCGAGCAGTGCGGTTGTCGCCCAATCCCATTCGGTGGACGGACCGGCGTGGTTCGGTCCTCCGCAGGCGGCGTCGATATAGGCCAGCAAAACAGCGTTCCATCGATTTGTCAACAAATTATCGTTATTTATTGTTTTGTCGCGAATTGTTCCGTAAGGTCAGCGGGTAGCGACTCAGGGGAGAACCACCACATGACCGACGCCGCATGGGCATTGGCGCAGTACCGCACCTCACGCGGTGTCGCGGCCCTGCGCACAATCGATCTGGGCGCTCTGGCCCCCGTCGAAGGTGAGTTGGTACCGCCGCTGACCTATCCCGGTAAAGTGATCTGCGCAGGCGCGAACTACTACGATCACGCCGACGAGATGGGGTCGATCGACCGGATGCATCGGCCGACCCGTTCTTCTTCCTCAAGGCGCCGACGACCACGATCATCGGCCCCGACATCGCCACGATCAACATGTGGGGGCCGGTCAACGAAGAGGAGTTGCAGCGATGACAAGAGAATTCACCGACAGCACCGGTGCGCAGGTGACGGTGACTCTCGACGAATCACCACCGATCAGCGCCTACGTCGTACGCCTGGCCGACGGAACACGGGTCGGCCGTGCCGATTTCGTCGACCCACCCGATGAGGCAGGCGAGCGCATCTTCTTCCACACCGAGGTCGACGAGGAGTTCAGCGGGCGGGGTCTGGCGGGCCTGCTGCTGCGCGAGGCACTCGCCGACAGCATCGGCAAGAACCTCACCGTCGTCCCGGTGTGCCCGCTGTTCGCCCGCCACCTGAAGAGGCACGGCGACGAATTCGTCGCCGACGGCGGCCGTTTCCGCAGGCCGACGAAAGCCGACATCACCCTGGTCACCCACACCATGCGTCAGGACGGGCATGCGGTCACCGATTCCTGACTATCTGACCGAAACACTCGGCGACATCGCGTCGGACACCTCGGGCGCGCCGGCGGACTACATTCCCGAACTGGCGACGGCGGACCCCGAGCGCCTCGGCGCCGCCTTCGCGATGGTCGACGGCGCCATCTACGGCGCCGGCGACGTCGATGTCGAGTTCACGATCCAGTCGATCTCCAAGCCGTTCGCCTACGCGCTGGCGCTGGCCGATCGGGGCTTCGACGCGGTGCTGGCCAAGGTCGGCGTCGAACCGTCCGGCGAGGCCTTCAACGAGCTCTCCCTCGAAGGCGGCTCCGGGCGTCCGCTCAACCCGATGATCAACGCAGGCGCCATCACCACGCACTCACTCGCCGG contains:
- a CDS encoding GNAT family N-acetyltransferase, with the protein product MTREFTDSTGAQVTVTLDESPPISAYVVRLADGTRVGRADFVDPPDEAGERIFFHTEVDEEFSGRGLAGLLLREALADSIGKNLTVVPVCPLFARHLKRHGDEFVADGGRFRRPTKADITLVTHTMRQDGHAVTDS